One Leptospira wolbachii serovar Codice str. CDC genomic region harbors:
- a CDS encoding trypsin-like peptidase domain-containing protein, with protein sequence MIDKKTNPLRYLAIAFSFLLLGTFLSPILTCGNSSENPLQLKADGNDKLSPAQTQAVALEDAFQEVFDKVSPSVVSIATERTVNVQQHPFSGDPYFDHFFGRPNGGSGRVMKQKQTGLGSGIVLNDDGYIMTNHHVIKDMDKLTVKFKNQKTFEAKVIGSDETMDIALLKIDAPKGTLRPIVLADSNKVKVGNWAIAIGAPLGFEHSFTVGVVSAVQRGGIDSSGLSYIQTDAAINQGNSGGPLLNIRGEVIGINRMIASQSGGSVGIGFTIPINEARRVAEEIKTNGKVTRPWIGVGLDAINEEDIEQLKLKDNKGAIVRQIMKGSPADKAGLKLFDVIVEMGGKEIQTPEELIGFVRSAKIGKRIEIKIIRNKNEILTSITPEQKPN encoded by the coding sequence ATGATTGATAAAAAAACGAATCCTTTACGTTACTTAGCGATTGCTTTTAGTTTTTTACTTCTGGGAACATTTTTGTCGCCCATCCTGACTTGCGGAAATTCTTCCGAAAATCCACTGCAGCTCAAAGCAGATGGAAATGATAAGTTGTCCCCGGCCCAAACACAAGCTGTGGCTTTGGAAGATGCCTTCCAAGAAGTATTTGATAAAGTGTCCCCGAGTGTGGTTTCCATTGCCACAGAACGGACGGTGAACGTCCAACAACATCCATTTTCTGGAGATCCATATTTTGATCATTTTTTTGGACGCCCCAATGGTGGATCGGGTCGAGTGATGAAACAAAAACAAACCGGACTAGGTTCTGGAATTGTTTTGAATGATGATGGTTATATTATGACGAACCACCATGTGATTAAAGACATGGATAAACTCACAGTGAAGTTTAAAAATCAAAAAACCTTTGAAGCCAAAGTGATTGGTTCGGATGAAACCATGGACATCGCCTTACTTAAAATAGATGCTCCCAAGGGAACACTTCGTCCGATTGTTCTTGCCGATTCCAATAAAGTAAAAGTAGGAAACTGGGCCATTGCCATTGGTGCTCCTCTTGGATTTGAACATTCCTTTACAGTGGGGGTTGTATCTGCGGTACAACGTGGTGGGATTGATTCTTCCGGCTTATCTTATATCCAAACCGATGCAGCCATCAACCAAGGAAATAGTGGGGGCCCACTTCTGAATATCCGGGGCGAAGTGATTGGAATCAATCGTATGATTGCCTCTCAGTCTGGTGGTTCTGTGGGGATTGGATTTACCATTCCGATTAACGAAGCCCGCAGGGTTGCAGAAGAAATCAAAACTAATGGAAAGGTAACTCGTCCTTGGATTGGTGTCGGTCTTGATGCGATCAATGAAGAAGACATCGAACAACTCAAACTGAAAGACAATAAAGGTGCCATTGTCCGCCAAATCATGAAAGGATCTCCTGCTGATAAAGCGGGTTTGAAATTGTTCGATGTGATTGTGGAAATGGGGGGAAAAGAAATCCAAACACCGGAAGAACTCATTGGTTTCGTACGGTCTGCAAAAATTGGAAAACGAATCGAGATAAAAATCATTCGAAATAAAAATGAAATCTTGACTTCCATCACTCCAGAGCAGAAACCCAATTGA
- a CDS encoding DJ-1 family glyoxalase III — MAKRVFIPLCTGFEEMEAIILIDVLRRGNVEVVSGGKTKDPILAARKTLHLADKVFSEIKPLEFDAILLPGGLEGTKQLMADPEISSILRSFQKSKKLIGAICAAPSALRNLDIISGDDPYTAFPSSEDLAKGKGGKHTGQRIESHNHVHTSVGPGSAFEFALYILEILEGKDVMEKVKAGLQLP, encoded by the coding sequence ATGGCAAAACGAGTTTTTATCCCACTTTGCACCGGCTTTGAAGAAATGGAAGCCATCATTTTAATCGATGTTCTAAGAAGAGGAAATGTTGAAGTGGTATCCGGTGGGAAAACAAAAGATCCCATCCTTGCAGCAAGAAAGACTCTCCACTTAGCAGACAAAGTTTTTTCTGAAATTAAACCACTTGAGTTTGATGCCATCCTTCTTCCTGGTGGCCTCGAAGGAACCAAACAACTGATGGCCGATCCAGAGATTAGTTCCATTCTAAGATCCTTTCAAAAATCGAAGAAGTTGATCGGAGCCATTTGTGCGGCTCCGAGTGCCTTACGTAATTTAGATATCATTTCAGGGGATGATCCTTATACAGCTTTTCCTTCTTCCGAAGATTTGGCAAAAGGAAAAGGGGGGAAACATACAGGCCAAAGAATAGAATCACATAACCATGTCCATACGAGTGTTGGCCCAGGTTCTGCTTTTGAATTTGCTTTATATATCTTAGAAATATTGGAAGGGAAGGATGTGATGGAAAAAGTAAAGGCAGGTTTACAGCTACCTTAA
- a CDS encoding STAS domain-containing protein: protein MIIHEKSSNQVAIISIEGEVDLYNAKELKDILDDKMRRHIYEIVVNLEKVPFMDSSGIGTLVTAMYKLKKYHGNLKICSVHGSVAKVFKLTGMESHLEVFDSEENAVLSLVKERESIE from the coding sequence ATGATCATTCACGAGAAGTCATCCAATCAAGTTGCCATCATATCCATTGAAGGCGAGGTTGATTTGTACAATGCAAAAGAATTGAAAGACATTCTGGATGACAAGATGCGTAGACATATATATGAGATTGTTGTGAATCTCGAAAAAGTTCCCTTTATGGATAGTTCAGGAATTGGGACTTTGGTGACAGCCATGTATAAACTAAAAAAATACCATGGGAATCTAAAGATCTGTAGTGTTCATGGATCTGTTGCAAAGGTGTTTAAACTTACCGGAATGGAAAGTCATTTGGAAGTTTTTGATTCAGAAGAAAACGCTGTCCTCTCTTTGGTAAAGGAAAGAGAATCAATCGAGTAA
- a CDS encoding carboxyl transferase domain-containing protein, giving the protein MERIISKTNPHTSEFVANRTAYLETIVPVRKIIEQVKLGGGKKALEKHKSRGKLTARERIAELIDAGTEFMEICGLAGEDVYSDPVPSAGIVTGIGKVEGVDCMIVANDATVKGGTYYPLTVKKHVRAQEVAENNSLPCIYLVDSGGAFLPMQDEVFPDKDHFGRIFFNQARMSAKGISQIAVVMGSCTAGGAYIPAMSDESVIVKGNGTIFLGGPPLVKAATGEVVTGEELGGADVHCRISGVTDHYAEDDFHALEITRSIVKNLNSKKESIPKETEEPLYPIEEIYGIIERDSKKSYDPREIIARIVDGSRFHEFKRLYATTIVTGFAEVYGYPVGIIANHGVLFSESALKASHFIELCDQRRIPLLFLQNITGFMVGKKYENNGIARDGAKMVNAVSTTSVPKLTIVTGGSYGAGNYGMCGRAFAPEFLWMWPNARISVMGGEQAANVLWTVKKDQKEAAGEKVSPEEEAIFKKPILEDYEKKSSAVYSSARLWDDGIIDPADTRKVLGRALSILSRRKEERKPFGVFRM; this is encoded by the coding sequence ATGGAAAGAATTATCTCCAAGACAAACCCGCATACATCTGAATTTGTTGCTAATCGTACGGCATATTTGGAAACCATAGTTCCCGTTCGTAAAATCATCGAGCAAGTAAAGTTAGGTGGCGGGAAAAAAGCTCTCGAAAAACATAAATCGCGAGGAAAACTTACAGCAAGAGAAAGAATTGCCGAACTCATTGATGCGGGAACTGAGTTTATGGAGATTTGTGGTTTGGCTGGCGAAGATGTTTATTCTGATCCCGTTCCTTCTGCTGGAATCGTCACAGGAATTGGAAAGGTAGAAGGAGTAGACTGTATGATTGTTGCCAATGATGCTACAGTCAAAGGTGGAACTTACTATCCACTCACGGTAAAAAAACATGTCCGTGCGCAAGAAGTTGCGGAAAACAACTCCCTACCTTGTATCTATTTAGTAGATTCTGGTGGTGCATTTTTGCCCATGCAGGATGAAGTTTTTCCTGATAAAGATCATTTTGGACGTATTTTTTTCAACCAAGCACGTATGAGTGCCAAAGGAATCTCTCAGATAGCGGTCGTTATGGGGTCGTGCACTGCCGGTGGTGCGTATATCCCTGCTATGTCTGATGAATCAGTTATTGTCAAAGGAAATGGAACCATTTTTCTTGGTGGACCACCTCTTGTAAAAGCGGCTACAGGTGAAGTTGTCACCGGGGAAGAGTTAGGCGGTGCGGATGTTCACTGTCGCATTTCAGGTGTGACAGATCACTATGCAGAAGATGATTTTCATGCACTTGAGATCACTCGTTCTATTGTTAAAAATCTAAATTCCAAAAAAGAATCTATCCCGAAAGAAACAGAAGAACCCCTCTATCCTATAGAAGAAATATATGGAATCATCGAGAGAGATTCTAAAAAATCTTATGATCCCAGGGAGATCATTGCAAGGATTGTAGACGGATCACGTTTTCATGAATTCAAAAGACTGTATGCAACAACCATCGTGACTGGATTTGCCGAAGTCTATGGATATCCGGTAGGAATCATTGCCAACCATGGAGTTTTGTTTTCCGAGTCTGCACTCAAAGCATCTCATTTTATTGAACTTTGTGACCAACGACGAATTCCATTGTTATTTCTCCAAAACATCACAGGGTTTATGGTGGGAAAAAAATATGAAAACAATGGGATTGCTCGTGATGGGGCCAAAATGGTGAATGCGGTTTCCACAACCTCTGTTCCTAAACTAACGATCGTTACTGGTGGTTCTTACGGTGCGGGAAATTACGGAATGTGTGGTCGTGCATTTGCTCCTGAATTTTTATGGATGTGGCCAAATGCTCGGATCTCTGTGATGGGTGGAGAACAAGCGGCCAACGTTCTTTGGACTGTTAAAAAAGACCAAAAGGAAGCGGCGGGAGAGAAGGTCTCGCCAGAGGAAGAAGCCATCTTTAAAAAACCTATTTTAGAAGATTATGAAAAAAAATCTTCAGCAGTGTATAGTTCGGCTCGGCTTTGGGATGACGGAATCATTGATCCTGCCGATACAAGGAAAGTTTTAGGAAGGGCCTTGTCTATCCTTAGCAGAAGGAAAGAAGAAAGAAAACCATTTGGTGTCTTTCGAATGTAA